The DNA sequence GCGAGCAGAGTTCCGAAAAGAAGGGTGCAAGCAAAGGAAGCGAACGGATCCACTCCTGCCCCCCATCCGAAAGAAAGTGGCAGACTAGCGATCAAGACGGAGGCGAAGACAGTCCATTGGCTGGCTAGAGCTCGCCCAAAGCCAGAGCGGACCGCATCCCATATCGAAGTCTCTTCTCCCTCTCCCCTCGCTGCAAACATATCATCTAGCAAGACGAGCGCTTGCTGCAGCAGGATCGCGCCAGCTCCCATCATGCCGTAAAAGGCCATTCCGTTCATCGGTCGATCCATGATCAGTAATCCCACTAAGACAGCTCCCGACAGGACTGGCAAGATTACCAGGGCCAGCAATCCGTCACGCTTCCTGCGCTGCAAGAGAAGACTCGCTACTAGAACGGTGGCGATGAGCCCTGTGGTAACGAGCACACGCCCACTCCAGTCTACTTTGTCCGTTTGCTCTTCCTTCAGTTTTTTCAGCTCATCTGCGTTCAAAATGGAATATCCTTCGGGAATGATCATCGTCTTTTGCATCCGCAAAGGCAAGACATAGGATAGCGAGTCAATCCGTCCCGCATCCCGAACGGCGCTGCTTACCGTAAAGACGTACAGGCCATCCTCGCGCTGATAAACAAGCGGCACTTTCCCGACCTGCCAATGGACGAGGTCTCCCAGATGAACTTTTCCCGCTGGCGTGCGGATCAAAATGTTTTTCACCTGATCGGGATGCTCCATCCACTTGTCTGGAAAGCGCACCACTACAGGTACACTTTGCTCGTTCCAGTAGACGCTCCCCGCTGACTTTTCCCCTAGATAGCTTTCCAATTGCTTTTTAATCTCTGCTTCGGATACCCGATACCGTGCCAGCATGTCCGCTTTGGGACGGATTTCGATGATGGTATTCTCTGAGCCTTCTCCGATTCTTTCATCGGTAATGATCTCTCGTCCGTCTTCATCACGTGACGTGTACTTTTGCAGCTGAGTCAGTACTTCCTGTGCGATTCCTTGCGTCGTGAGCAAGGAGGGTCCCTTCACAGTAAATTCTAGACGCGTCTTCATATCCTCACTCACGACAAACGCGAACGGGTCCGTCCCCGGAATGTCTCGAAGGCGTTTGTCCAGTTCCTTTTCCAGATCCGCGAGCGTCATCGTCCAGTCGTACCTGTCTGCCAGCTTTAGATGCAGCGACAGTCTATCCTTGGATGCCACCGTATACACATCGTTAATTTCAGCGAGTTCACGCAATCGTTCGTCAGCGATTTGGGACGCTCTCATCGCATCATCCACGCTGCTTCCTTGAACCATTTCCAACGTGAGCGTCTTATCATTGGTCGCCAGTTTCCCATATTCATCAACCATCACGAAAGAATGGAGCAGTACGACCAAAAGAAGAGAGGCAACGAGTGTAATCCCGTAAGGTAAATACCCTTGCTTCACGAAGCGCTCCCAGCGTTTCCATAAGTAGCCTGTCGCCTTTCCTGGACTACGAGCTTGACGAATAGGCTGAGCTGACAAACCTGGTAGCCACGTTCCTGCTAATACCGGAGTGATGAATCCATAGACGAGGACGAGAGCTACTGTACCCAGTACGAGCACAGGCCAAGCATCGTAAAGCACGATCCGGTCTCTTCCTTCGAGCAAATCGGTCAGCATCAGACCTGTCCAGCACGCCGCTAGGATCACAACCCCGAGTAAGAGCGGCTTCAGCAGCTTCCATGACTCCTGCAAACTGATGGGAAAAGAATTCCCTTTTTGCCGCCTCAATCGCTGAACAAGCGCAGACCCAGCACCCGTGTACAACAGGGAAAAGACGATGACCGGGCCAATCGAGGTATAGGTCAGCGGGATTCCCGTGAGCCACATGCCCCCCAAAGTACAACCAGTCGCCATGACGACCGCCAGTAACGAGAGCAGTGAAACTCCCACGCTCCTCTGGGAAACGTAGAGGAGCACCGAGCATGCTACTGCAGCAAGTGCCGCGAGCAAAGTGAACTGCCAGACCGCACCCGCGAGAGGCCCGGCGTGGTCGTCAAACAGATCGATCCTGTATTTGCCACCAGCTGCTTCGTTCAATTCGCGTATCGCTTCGGCAGCCTGCGTACGCATCGAGGGAACCTGTCCCACATCAGCAGCCAAAAGGGTAATTCCTACCGCAGGTGAGCCGCGATAGACACTCACTTCGTCTCCTTTACTGCCTCGCAAATCGCGAATGTCCGCCAGTGTTTTCAACGTGACGTATCCTTGATCCGTCGCAATCAATTGCTTGCCCAAGCCTTGTGGCCCTTCCGTCATGCTGGACCAGAGAAAGGATGCCTGATCCTTGTTTTGGCCTACGGTTCCCATCTGTTCGTCGATCACGTCTCCTGGGAGCTGATCGAGGACATCGCCTGGTGTCAGCCCGTACGCGAGCAGCATGGAAGGACGGAATAAAATGTCTACTTGTTTTTGGACCGAGCTGTCATCGATCTCTACACGTGCGATACCGGGCAGGCTGATAAGCTTTTCGTACACGGTGTAATGGGCCACATCTGATAACGTCTGTACATCGTTGCCGTGCAGCAGGTAAAACCCGATTCGATTCTCATTCAGATTGTCTTGATTGATGCTCCACTGCTTAACGGGGAGCTGCTTTGTCACTTCACTCAGTTTCTTTTCCAAACGTTCCTTATAATCAGACCCGATGCGTTCAGTGGTCTCTACGGTGACGGACGCAGAGCCTGGATGTGACTCGGACGTAATCGTAAGCGCGTTCCCAACCGCTCGGACAGATTCCTCTACTGGCCGAGTGACCGTCTCGTCGATCTTGCCAGTTGTCAATCCCGGAACGGTCAAATGAATCGTGTAGACTGGTACCGGACGATCCGGAAAAGTGGTAATGTCCATCCGAATCACAGCGCCAATCCCCAGCAGGCAGCAAACGACTGCGAGAAGACGTGCCAAAGCGGGAACTATGGATACAAACGACCGATTACTCATCAGCCACCTTCACCGCCTCGCCATCTACCAGATAAGAAAGTCCTGATCCTACGATCTGATCGCCTACTTCCAGTCCTTCCACTACCTCGTAGAACGTTCCATGGATGGCTCCCACTTTGATCGGAGTCTTTTCCACTGTATTTTCAATGATTTTCAACACGTAGTTTTCTTCTTCGGAAATCCCCACGCTGCTGACAGGCACGAGAGCAACATCCTTCGACTCCAGTGCGTACTGACAGGTAACCGTCATGCCGCCCTTCCAATTGACATCACTTCCCGTAACGGTCACCTCTACCGGGTACGTGCCCAATCCTTGATCCATGACTGGCGAGACGAATGTGACTTTCCCCTCTGCCTGACTGCCATCTGGCGCTTTCACTGTGACAGCAGCCCCTGCTTGCCAGCTGCTAATCTGCTCGCTCTCCACTTGCAGCTTGACCAGCCATTGCGATGTGTCCACGAGTCGGATGACTTCGCTGCCCGGACCTGTCTGCTCGGACTGTGCCTGTGGAATTGCTGCCACTACACCAGAGAAGGGAGCTTTCAACACGGCGTCAGCCGCTTCCTGTTTGGCCCGAGTCAACTGGACATTGGCCTGCTGTACTTCTGCGTTGGCCTCCTCCACATCTAATCGATCCGCACCCTTTAACAGCTTTCCGTAAGCGACTTCCTCTTCTTGCAAATCCAGCTTGGTCTGCCGTTCAGCCAGGGCGAGTCTGTCCATCTCATCTTTGGAAATGGCTCCACCTGCGTATAGCACCTTGGCTTGCGCATGCTCCTGCTCTGCCTTTGCAGCTGTCTGTTTCGCCTTTTCCACCTGCAGCTTTTGCGTCTGCAGTTCATGAGTCTCTGGTCCCTGTGCGGCTTTGCTGCGACGAATATTCGCACTCGCCACTTGCCCCTGGGCAGCATTTACTCCTTGCTGCAGGGCTGCAGCGTCCAGTGTAGCCAATGTTTGACCCGCCTTGACGCTCGCTCCCTTTTGAA is a window from the Brevibacillus choshinensis genome containing:
- a CDS encoding efflux RND transporter permease subunit; the protein is MSNRSFVSIVPALARLLAVVCCLLGIGAVIRMDITTFPDRPVPVYTIHLTVPGLTTGKIDETVTRPVEESVRAVGNALTITSESHPGSASVTVETTERIGSDYKERLEKKLSEVTKQLPVKQWSINQDNLNENRIGFYLLHGNDVQTLSDVAHYTVYEKLISLPGIARVEIDDSSVQKQVDILFRPSMLLAYGLTPGDVLDQLPGDVIDEQMGTVGQNKDQASFLWSSMTEGPQGLGKQLIATDQGYVTLKTLADIRDLRGSKGDEVSVYRGSPAVGITLLAADVGQVPSMRTQAAEAIRELNEAAGGKYRIDLFDDHAGPLAGAVWQFTLLAALAAVACSVLLYVSQRSVGVSLLSLLAVVMATGCTLGGMWLTGIPLTYTSIGPVIVFSLLYTGAGSALVQRLRRQKGNSFPISLQESWKLLKPLLLGVVILAACWTGLMLTDLLEGRDRIVLYDAWPVLVLGTVALVLVYGFITPVLAGTWLPGLSAQPIRQARSPGKATGYLWKRWERFVKQGYLPYGITLVASLLLVVLLHSFVMVDEYGKLATNDKTLTLEMVQGSSVDDAMRASQIADERLRELAEINDVYTVASKDRLSLHLKLADRYDWTMTLADLEKELDKRLRDIPGTDPFAFVVSEDMKTRLEFTVKGPSLLTTQGIAQEVLTQLQKYTSRDEDGREIITDERIGEGSENTIIEIRPKADMLARYRVSEAEIKKQLESYLGEKSAGSVYWNEQSVPVVVRFPDKWMEHPDQVKNILIRTPAGKVHLGDLVHWQVGKVPLVYQREDGLYVFTVSSAVRDAGRIDSLSYVLPLRMQKTMIIPEGYSILNADELKKLKEEQTDKVDWSGRVLVTTGLIATVLVASLLLQRRKRDGLLALVILPVLSGAVLVGLLIMDRPMNGMAFYGMMGAGAILLQQALVLLDDMFAARGEGEETSIWDAVRSGFGRALASQWTVFASVLIASLPLSFGWGAGVDPFASFACTLLFGTLLAAFAAIVLVPGIHHATEWSQATKTELTLPIVLERIQVWWENERVRKQDVRERKRWLKQRRKELLSDRGGSNAQPPKDLSREDFLPLPAQATDANQ
- a CDS encoding efflux RND transporter periplasmic adaptor subunit; translated protein: MKKWISLSIVALLLTGCEKLDSEIAQLKKNDEETVIKVKTVNAITVEQSQDALTMEVSGVVTPRQELALSFGASGKIAQILVQKGASVKAGQTLATLDAAALQQGVNAAQGQVASANIRRSKAAQGPETHELQTQKLQVEKAKQTAAKAEQEHAQAKVLYAGGAISKDEMDRLALAERQTKLDLQEEEVAYGKLLKGADRLDVEEANAEVQQANVQLTRAKQEAADAVLKAPFSGVVAAIPQAQSEQTGPGSEVIRLVDTSQWLVKLQVESEQISSWQAGAAVTVKAPDGSQAEGKVTFVSPVMDQGLGTYPVEVTVTGSDVNWKGGMTVTCQYALESKDVALVPVSSVGISEEENYVLKIIENTVEKTPIKVGAIHGTFYEVVEGLEVGDQIVGSGLSYLVDGEAVKVADE